From a single Bacillus gobiensis genomic region:
- a CDS encoding trans-sulfuration enzyme family protein: MNQNFKTMVTRLGSHNPTSLSVPENIPITMSSVFAFDDVESLNKVYNGDAEGFIYSRMTNPVHEALKEVMFSIDEGEDALVFSSGMAAITSTLITHLHSGDHVLASHVLYGETYEFLKYQLKKFNIDVTFVDFSNDNWEQYFTPKTKLVYTETISNPMMAVDNLTEIANIAHDYHAKLVVDNTFATPIVCQPLNLGADIVVYSATKYLCGHGDVTGGIVVSNKETISAIDKVGTLYGGCISPFDAWILIRSLKTLELRMREHSNNALKLADFFEGHPKINKVYYPGLQSSPSFNPASSFFNNELYGGMLSVDLKGNDESYRTFIDNLEGIKFVPSLADVKTSVCSPAITSHRNLSDNELKQAGISKGLIRISTGLENIDDLISEFDKVLNLI; encoded by the coding sequence ATGAATCAAAACTTTAAGACAATGGTTACAAGATTAGGCAGCCATAATCCAACATCATTATCAGTGCCAGAAAACATTCCGATCACTATGAGTTCGGTATTTGCTTTTGACGATGTTGAAAGTTTAAATAAAGTTTACAACGGTGATGCGGAAGGCTTTATTTATTCAAGAATGACAAATCCTGTTCATGAAGCACTAAAAGAAGTCATGTTTTCAATAGACGAAGGGGAAGACGCTCTCGTTTTCTCTTCAGGGATGGCAGCAATTACTTCAACTTTAATCACTCACCTGCATTCAGGTGACCATGTATTGGCATCTCATGTGTTATACGGTGAAACTTATGAATTTTTAAAATATCAATTAAAAAAATTCAATATTGATGTCACCTTTGTTGATTTTTCTAATGACAATTGGGAGCAGTATTTCACACCAAAAACGAAACTGGTCTATACAGAAACGATTTCAAACCCGATGATGGCTGTGGATAATTTGACGGAAATAGCGAATATCGCTCATGATTATCACGCGAAATTAGTAGTTGATAATACGTTTGCCACACCTATAGTTTGTCAACCATTAAATCTTGGAGCAGACATTGTTGTCTATAGTGCTACAAAGTATTTATGCGGACACGGCGATGTAACTGGCGGCATTGTCGTATCGAACAAAGAGACGATTAGTGCCATTGATAAGGTAGGGACGCTTTATGGCGGCTGTATAAGTCCGTTTGATGCTTGGATTCTTATTCGAAGCTTAAAAACGTTGGAGCTGCGAATGAGAGAACATTCTAACAATGCTTTGAAATTAGCTGATTTCTTTGAGGGCCATCCAAAAATCAATAAGGTCTATTATCCGGGGCTGCAATCGTCTCCTTCATTCAATCCGGCTAGTTCTTTTTTTAACAATGAGCTATATGGCGGCATGTTATCAGTAGACCTAAAAGGAAACGACGAAAGCTATCGAACTTTTATTGACAACTTAGAAGGAATAAAATTCGTGCCTAGTTTGGCAGATGTGAAAACGTCTGTTTGTTCACCAGCTATCACTTCTCATCGGAATTTAAGCGATAACGAGCTCAAACAAGCAGGAATTTCGAAAGGTTTAATTCGGATATCTACAGGTCTTGAAAATATAGATGATCTCATTTCTGAATTCGATAAGGTTTTAAATCTTATTTAA